The genomic region CCTTCGTACCGGGAGCGGAAGCCGACTATGTCGCCGTTCTGATCACCGGATCGGGAACGTCCGCCGTCGAAGCCGCCGTGCTGTCGTCCCTTCCGCACGGCAAACGCATGCTCGTTTTGAACAACGGAGTGTACGGCGAGCGCATGTCCCAGATGGTGGGGATTCACCGATTGGGCGCCTCGGAGTTGAAATTCGAGTGGACCGTGACGCCCGATCCCGAGCGATTGCGGTTGGCCCTCAGGCAGCATCCGGAAGTCCATGCCGTGGCCATGGTGCATCATGAGACCACGACCGGATTGATCAATCCGGTCAAGGCGATCGCGGAAGTCGTCGACAGCCAAAACCGCGTATTTATTCTGGACGCCGTCAGCGCGTTGGGCGGTGAACCTCTCGATATCGCCGGAAATCACATCTACATGGTCGGCGGTACGGCGGGCAAATGCATTCAGGGATTTCCCGGCGTGTCGTTCGTACTCCTGCGGCGGGGATTCCTGGAGCGGATGCGGGCGTATCCCAAGCGCTCATGGTATCTCCATCTGACCCACTATGTGAACGATCAAGGGCAAGGGATCATTCCGTTCACGCCGGCCGTGCAGGTGTACTACGCGTTCGACGAAGCACTCAACGAACTCCTGGAAGAAGGGGTCGCCAAGCGCATCCAGCGCTATAAGAAAATGGCGACGTTGATCCGGGAACGCATGGCTAAACTCGGCATGAAGGCGGTTCTGACACCGGATCGCCAATCCAATACCATCACCGCGTACTATCTGCCGGAAGGATTGTCCTACCAAACCCTCCATGACCAGTTGAAGGCGCAGGGCTACGTGATCTATGCCGGCCAAGGCAATCTGGAAAACAAGATTTTTCGAGTGGCCAACATGGGGGCGTTGACCGAAGCGCAGTTTACGGCCTTTCTCGACGCCGTGGAACGGGTTTGTGCGTCCGCATGAAAGCCGTCATTCTCGCCGCCGGCGTCGGTAAGCGGCTCTGGTCCGTGACCCAGCATCGTCCGAAGTGCCTGATTGAGATCGGCGGTCGGAGTCTGCTTCACCGGTATCTGCAATCACTGGGAGCGGTCGGCGTATCCCGAGCGGACATCGTCGTCGGATACAAACAGGAGCTGATCCGGTCGGCGGTGGATGCGGATTCGTGCGGGATACGGGTGAACTTTCTCGTCAATGAGCAATTCCATCGCGGCAGCATTTCTTCTCTCTGGGTGGCGCGGGCGGTCTTGGATGATGACGTCATCATCATGGACGCGGACGTGCTGTTTCATCGTGAGATTCTCAGAAGACTGGTGAATTCCGCGTATCCCAACGCGTTGCTGATGGATGAGTCTGTCAAGCAGACCGGCGAGGAATGCATGGTGGTGATCGAGGGGGGGCGCGTCATTGCCCTGACCAAGCGTATGCCGTTGCATTACGATTACGCGGGTGAAGGCGTCGGATTTCTCAAGGTCAGGGCGGCGGATACCCCCCATATCGTGGCATCCCTGAAAACGTACGTCGATCGGGAAGCCTGGCAGATGGAATATGAGGACGCGTTGTCGGAATTCTTCAAGGACGTCAAGGTCGGGCACGAAAAAATCGGAGGTTTGCCCTGGACCGAGATCGATTTCATCGAGGACGTGGAGAGGGCCGAGCGGGACGTGTTGCCGAAACTGTGAGGCGCGGGCGCGCGTCGCGTCGGCGAGGGGCGCAATTCGAAGAGGGTGAGCCGAGATGGGTGAAAGTCTGCTCGATCAACGGGCCGATCTGCAAGGACTCTCGACGGCCATCCTGCTGCCGTCCGTGGACCTATTCGGCGCGCCGGTCAGAGGAGCGGTCGGGCCCCTGACGCCGATTGTGGGCATCAGTTTGTTCCAGCGCGCAGTCTTGACCTTTCAGCGGGCGGGCATTCGACAATTGATTGTGGTGGCCGGGGCGGAGGAGGAAGCGCTCAAACACGCCCTCGGTAAAGGACCTCGCGTGACGATCCCGGTGCGGTGGATGCCGATTCGGGAATTTCCGCTGGACGATCCGCGAACCTGGGAGGCTTTGGCCGCAGAAGCTCGAGGATTCTGTCTGGTGTCCGGAGCCACGGGCATCTTTTCCCGCGCCTTGGTCGAGCAACTCAGACAGGACGTCCAGGAAGGACACGCAATTGTCGTCGCACCCGGACGGCCTCGACCTGGGACGAGTCAGGGCGATGTGGGATCGACGCGCCGCCTCGTCGAATCAGGGACGGGAGAGGCGGCGGATCTGGTGGTGCTGCCGGTCAATATCTTGAACGCTGCGGGATCAGCGACGCGCGAATCCGGCACCATTCCCGTCCGTCGGTGGATCGAGCAGGCGGCGGCGACCGGACGGTTGCGCGTGTGTTCGACCGGCTCAAACCAGGCTCAGTGGTATCGGGCGGTGCGAAACTCCCGTGACGTGCGTGCCGCGGAAAACCAGCTGTTTGCCTCGCTCAAGAGCGACCTTGAAGGTTTCGTCGACCGGTATTTCAATCGAATCCTGTCCCGAAGGTTCACGCGGGTCTTTCTCTCGCTCGGATTGTCCCCGAACGCCGTGACGATGCTGGCCACATTCGTGGGGCTGGCTGCGGCCGCGGGATTCGCGATGGGGACATATGCCGCCGGCCTTACGGCAGCCGTATTGTTCCAACTTGCGGCGGTCATCGATTGCAGCGACGGCGAGATTGCGCGGCTGACGTTCACCGAGTCCCCGTTCGGAGCCTGGCTCGATATTGCCATGGACAATGTCGTCCACATGGCCATCTTCGGAGGAATCGCCTGGGGAAGCTACACCGCCGGTTCGGGAGATCCGTACGCCTGGGTGCCGTTGGTATTGGGGGCGGCCGCAATTCTGGGGAATGCCCTGTCATTCGGCCTGGTGGGCAAGGCTCAGAAGATCAAAGCGGCGAACGGGTGGAAGACCCTTGCGCAGGCGGCACGCTCCGAATTCATTCTGCAGAATCTGGCGAGCCGGGACTTTTCGGTCATCGTCCTGTTGTTTGCGCTCGTCGGCAGACTGGAGTGGTTTCTGTGGCTCGCGGCGATCGGATCCTTGACGTTCGCGGCGATCATGTTCTGGGTGGTTCGTTTTTCCTCG from Nitrospira japonica harbors:
- a CDS encoding pyridoxal-phosphate-dependent aminotransferase family protein; this translates as MMLLNPGPVNVSDRVRQALLRQDICHRESEFSELLAGIQSKLLKAFVPGAEADYVAVLITGSGTSAVEAAVLSSLPHGKRMLVLNNGVYGERMSQMVGIHRLGASELKFEWTVTPDPERLRLALRQHPEVHAVAMVHHETTTGLINPVKAIAEVVDSQNRVFILDAVSALGGEPLDIAGNHIYMVGGTAGKCIQGFPGVSFVLLRRGFLERMRAYPKRSWYLHLTHYVNDQGQGIIPFTPAVQVYYAFDEALNELLEEGVAKRIQRYKKMATLIRERMAKLGMKAVLTPDRQSNTITAYYLPEGLSYQTLHDQLKAQGYVIYAGQGNLENKIFRVANMGALTEAQFTAFLDAVERVCASA
- a CDS encoding phosphocholine cytidylyltransferase family protein; the protein is MKAVILAAGVGKRLWSVTQHRPKCLIEIGGRSLLHRYLQSLGAVGVSRADIVVGYKQELIRSAVDADSCGIRVNFLVNEQFHRGSISSLWVARAVLDDDVIIMDADVLFHREILRRLVNSAYPNALLMDESVKQTGEECMVVIEGGRVIALTKRMPLHYDYAGEGVGFLKVRAADTPHIVASLKTYVDREAWQMEYEDALSEFFKDVKVGHEKIGGLPWTEIDFIEDVERAERDVLPKL
- a CDS encoding CDP-alcohol phosphatidyltransferase family protein — translated: MGESLLDQRADLQGLSTAILLPSVDLFGAPVRGAVGPLTPIVGISLFQRAVLTFQRAGIRQLIVVAGAEEEALKHALGKGPRVTIPVRWMPIREFPLDDPRTWEALAAEARGFCLVSGATGIFSRALVEQLRQDVQEGHAIVVAPGRPRPGTSQGDVGSTRRLVESGTGEAADLVVLPVNILNAAGSATRESGTIPVRRWIEQAAATGRLRVCSTGSNQAQWYRAVRNSRDVRAAENQLFASLKSDLEGFVDRYFNRILSRRFTRVFLSLGLSPNAVTMLATFVGLAAAAGFAMGTYAAGLTAAVLFQLAAVIDCSDGEIARLTFTESPFGAWLDIAMDNVVHMAIFGGIAWGSYTAGSGDPYAWVPLVLGAAAILGNALSFGLVGKAQKIKAANGWKTLAQAARSEFILQNLASRDFSVIVLLFALVGRLEWFLWLAAIGSLTFAAIMFWVVRFSSTGRG